One Deltaproteobacteria bacterium RBG_16_64_85 DNA segment encodes these proteins:
- a CDS encoding 2-nitropropane dioxygenase yields MELPTLTIGKFTARIPLVQGGMSVRVSTSSLAAAVAECGGIGTIGGSGVPIDELKEDIRKAKRMTKGIIAVNIMFAIREFMEAVMASIEAGVDMIVTGAGFSRDVFKIGKQHDVPIVSIVSSPEFGKLAERSGADAIVVEAKEAGGHLGTDRPLRELFPEIRKVVKKVPLIAAGGITDGYEFGEMMGKYGADGVQMATRFVLTKECDVSDAFKQVYLDARKEDVLLIDSPVGLPGRAIRNRFLHRLHGGENVYDGECKRNCLKRCSHLFCIIDRLDMSRNGDVEEGLVFSGENVWKLSDIPSVRELIDRIVAEAESVYEPVPV; encoded by the coding sequence TTGGAGCTTCCTACACTTACCATCGGCAAATTCACTGCGCGCATCCCGCTGGTGCAGGGAGGGATGTCCGTGCGGGTGTCGACCTCGTCTCTGGCAGCGGCAGTGGCCGAATGCGGCGGGATCGGGACCATCGGGGGATCCGGCGTCCCCATCGACGAGCTGAAGGAGGACATCCGCAAGGCGAAGCGGATGACCAAGGGGATCATTGCGGTCAACATCATGTTTGCGATCCGGGAGTTCATGGAGGCCGTAATGGCGTCCATCGAGGCCGGCGTGGACATGATCGTCACCGGCGCCGGTTTCTCCCGCGACGTCTTCAAGATCGGCAAGCAGCACGACGTTCCCATCGTCTCCATCGTTTCCTCCCCCGAATTCGGCAAGCTTGCGGAGAGGAGCGGCGCCGATGCGATCGTGGTGGAGGCCAAGGAAGCGGGTGGGCATTTGGGCACGGACCGCCCGTTGCGCGAACTGTTCCCCGAGATCCGGAAAGTGGTCAAGAAGGTTCCGTTGATCGCCGCGGGAGGGATCACGGACGGGTACGAATTCGGCGAGATGATGGGCAAGTACGGGGCGGACGGCGTCCAGATGGCGACCCGTTTCGTCCTGACCAAGGAATGCGACGTCTCGGACGCTTTCAAGCAGGTCTACCTGGATGCGCGGAAAGAAGACGTTCTCCTCATCGATTCCCCCGTGGGGCTCCCCGGCCGCGCGATCCGGAACCGCTTCCTCCATCGCCTCCACGGAGGGGAAAACGTTTACGACGGCGAATGCAAGCGGAACTGCCTCAAGAGATGCAGCCATCTCTTCTGCATCATCGACCGACTGGACATGTCCCGCAACGGCGACGTGGAGGAAGGGCTGGTCTTTTCCGGCGAGAACGTCTGGAAGCTTTCGGACATCCCGTCGGTGCGGGAACTGATCGACCGGATCGTCGCCGAGGCGGAAAGCGTCTACGAGCCCGTCCCCGTCTGA